One region of Streptococcus parasanguinis genomic DNA includes:
- the rpmB gene encoding 50S ribosomal protein L28 yields the protein MAKVCYFTGRKTVSGNNRSHAMNQTKRAVKPNLQKVTVLIDGKPKKVWASARALKSGKVERV from the coding sequence ATGGCTAAAGTATGTTATTTCACAGGTCGTAAGACTGTATCAGGTAACAACCGTTCACACGCTATGAACCAAACAAAACGTGCCGTAAAACCAAACCTTCAAAAAGTAACTGTCCTTATCGATGGTAAACCTAAAAAAGTTTGGGCTTCAGCTCGTGCATTGAAATCTGGTAAAGTAGAACGCGTTTAA
- a CDS encoding ABC transporter ATP-binding protein gives MSVIRVENLNKSIKGKVILEDLSFTVERGDCLALIGPNGAGKTTLMNCLLGDMKATSGIIEVEGKAPGHPQLKASVSYLPQENAIVQKLTVQELINFFRSIYPQPLTGEEIDDLLRFSSEQKKQLASKLSGGQKRLLSFVLTLIGRPSLLFLDEPTAGMDTSTRQRFWEIVGHLKEEGVTIVYSSHYIEEVEHTADRILVLHQGHLLRDTTPLAMRSEEVEKHFTLPLRYQALVAEMEGIGQVVIKPDALQVVTRDANRLWTRLQEEGCSIQEIEVTNRSLLDSIFENTKEVGREDETHESSRRG, from the coding sequence ATGAGTGTCATTAGAGTAGAGAACTTGAACAAAAGTATCAAAGGAAAGGTGATCCTAGAAGATCTTTCTTTCACAGTGGAACGGGGGGATTGTCTGGCCTTGATCGGACCAAACGGAGCTGGGAAAACAACCTTGATGAACTGTCTTCTGGGAGATATGAAGGCGACTTCTGGGATTATTGAAGTAGAGGGGAAGGCACCTGGTCATCCTCAGTTAAAGGCTAGTGTGTCCTATCTCCCTCAAGAGAATGCCATCGTTCAAAAGTTAACCGTGCAGGAACTGATCAACTTCTTTCGCTCTATTTATCCCCAACCCTTAACAGGGGAAGAAATTGATGATTTATTACGTTTTAGCTCAGAACAAAAGAAACAATTGGCTAGTAAGTTGTCTGGTGGTCAAAAGCGCCTCTTATCCTTTGTTCTAACCTTGATTGGTCGTCCTAGCTTACTTTTCTTAGATGAGCCAACTGCGGGGATGGATACGTCCACTCGCCAACGCTTTTGGGAGATCGTCGGGCATTTAAAGGAAGAAGGCGTGACCATTGTCTATTCTTCGCATTACATCGAGGAAGTAGAACATACAGCTGATCGGATCCTGGTCTTGCATCAGGGCCATTTGCTTCGGGATACGACACCTCTCGCTATGAGAAGCGAAGAGGTAGAAAAACATTTCACCCTACCTCTACGCTACCAAGCTCTAGTGGCAGAGATGGAAGGCATTGGTCAAGTGGTCATTAAACCCGATGCTCTTCAGGTTGTGACACGCGACGCCAATCGTTTGTGGACTCGCTTGCAAGAAGAAGGATGTTCGATCCAAGAAATCGAAGTGACCAATCGAAGTTTATTGGATTCTATTTTTGAAAATACAAAGGAAGTAGGTAGAGAAGATGAAACGCATGAAAGCTCTCGGCGTGGTTGA
- a CDS encoding response regulator transcription factor, which translates to MRLLVAEDQSMLRDALCQLLLLQEDVEEVLQAGDGQEAIRLLETHPVDIAILDIEMPIKTGLEVLEWAKSQQPQLKVVIVTTFKRPGYFERALKAGVDAYVLKERRITDLMGTLHTVLAGQKEYSPELMEGILTHPNPLSSQEQAVLKEVAKGASNQEIADRLFLSNGTIRNYMSAILTKLNAENRTEAAKIAQEKGWL; encoded by the coding sequence ATGCGCTTATTAGTTGCTGAAGACCAAAGTATGTTGCGCGATGCCCTCTGCCAGCTCTTGCTTTTGCAAGAGGATGTAGAAGAAGTCTTGCAGGCTGGAGACGGGCAAGAAGCTATTCGCTTACTCGAAACCCATCCAGTTGATATTGCTATCTTAGATATTGAGATGCCCATCAAAACAGGGCTAGAAGTGTTGGAATGGGCCAAAAGTCAACAACCCCAGCTCAAGGTTGTCATCGTTACCACCTTTAAGCGACCGGGTTACTTTGAGCGGGCCCTGAAGGCTGGAGTCGATGCCTATGTCTTAAAAGAACGCCGGATCACGGACTTGATGGGGACCCTTCATACGGTTTTGGCAGGTCAAAAAGAATATTCTCCTGAATTAATGGAGGGAATCTTGACCCATCCCAATCCTCTAAGTTCTCAGGAGCAAGCAGTCCTAAAAGAAGTCGCCAAAGGAGCTTCCAACCAAGAAATTGCTGATCGATTATTTCTCTCTAACGGGACCATCCGCAATTATATGTCAGCCATTCTGACCAAGTTAAATGCAGAGAATCGGACTGAGGCAGCAAAGATTGCCCAAGAAAAGGGTTGGTTATAA
- a CDS encoding DAK2 domain-containing protein, which produces MANITTSLFQEMVQAGATRLNKQAEYVNSLNVFPVPDGDTGTNMGMTIENGAKEVSDRSASTVGEAAGIFAKGLLMGARGNSGVITSQLFRGFSQSVKDKEELDGAALAAAFQSGVEVAYKAVMKPVEGTILTVSRGAAIGAKKKAESTNDAVEVMRAALEGAKTALAKTPDMLPVLKEVGVVDSGGQGLVFIYEGFLSALTGEFIASEEFQATPATMSEMINAEHHKSVAGHVATEDIKFGYCTEIMVALKQGPTYVKDFDYDEFRNYLNNLGDSLLVVNDDEIVKVHVHTEDPGLVMQEGLKYGSLVKVKVDNMRNQHEAQVEKEERQAKPVEEKEYAIIAVVAGDGLADIFKAQGVDYIISGGQTMNPSTEDFVKAVEELNARNIIILPNNKNILMAAQSAAEVIDQPAAVVETKTIPQGLTSLLAFDESKSIEENYERMSASLGDVASGSVTTAVRDTTIDGLEIHENDNLGMVDGKIVVSNPDMMETLEETFAHMLDEDSEIVTIYVGEDGSEELANELAQALAEKYEDVEVEIHQGGQPVYPYLFSVE; this is translated from the coding sequence GTGGCTAATATTACTACAAGTTTATTTCAAGAAATGGTTCAAGCGGGGGCTACGCGCTTAAATAAACAAGCGGAATATGTAAACTCTTTGAACGTCTTTCCTGTACCAGATGGAGATACAGGAACCAATATGGGAATGACCATAGAAAATGGGGCCAAAGAAGTATCTGACCGTTCTGCATCAACTGTTGGAGAAGCAGCAGGGATCTTCGCTAAAGGTCTCTTGATGGGTGCGCGTGGGAACTCAGGAGTTATCACTTCTCAATTGTTCCGCGGATTTTCTCAAAGTGTCAAAGACAAAGAAGAATTGGATGGAGCAGCGCTTGCAGCAGCCTTCCAATCTGGGGTAGAAGTTGCTTATAAAGCCGTTATGAAGCCGGTTGAAGGAACCATTTTGACGGTTTCTCGTGGAGCAGCCATCGGGGCTAAGAAAAAAGCAGAATCTACCAACGATGCAGTAGAAGTTATGCGTGCCGCTCTTGAAGGGGCTAAAACAGCTCTTGCCAAGACTCCAGATATGTTGCCAGTCTTGAAAGAAGTTGGCGTGGTAGACTCTGGTGGTCAAGGGTTGGTCTTCATCTATGAAGGATTCTTGTCAGCCTTGACAGGTGAATTCATCGCTTCTGAAGAGTTCCAAGCAACACCTGCAACCATGTCAGAAATGATCAATGCAGAACACCACAAGTCAGTCGCTGGCCATGTCGCAACTGAAGACATCAAGTTTGGTTACTGTACAGAAATCATGGTCGCTTTGAAACAAGGTCCAACCTATGTCAAAGACTTCGATTACGATGAATTCCGTAACTATTTGAACAACCTTGGGGATTCCCTATTGGTGGTGAATGACGATGAGATTGTCAAAGTTCACGTCCATACAGAAGATCCAGGTCTTGTCATGCAAGAAGGTCTTAAGTACGGAAGCTTGGTCAAGGTCAAAGTCGACAACATGCGTAACCAACACGAAGCGCAAGTTGAAAAAGAAGAGCGTCAAGCGAAGCCAGTTGAAGAAAAAGAATATGCCATCATCGCAGTCGTTGCGGGTGACGGATTGGCTGATATCTTTAAAGCGCAAGGAGTTGATTACATCATCTCTGGTGGTCAAACCATGAACCCATCAACAGAAGACTTTGTCAAAGCGGTTGAAGAGTTGAATGCGCGCAACATCATTATCTTGCCAAACAACAAAAATATCTTGATGGCGGCTCAATCTGCAGCAGAAGTGATTGATCAACCTGCAGCAGTTGTTGAGACCAAGACTATCCCTCAAGGATTGACTAGTCTTCTTGCCTTTGATGAAAGCAAATCGATCGAAGAAAACTACGAACGCATGAGCGCTTCATTGGGTGATGTTGCGTCTGGTAGTGTGACAACAGCGGTTCGCGATACCACTATTGATGGGCTTGAAATCCATGAAAATGATAATCTTGGAATGGTCGATGGCAAAATCGTTGTTTCAAATCCAGATATGATGGAAACCTTGGAAGAAACATTCGCTCATATGTTGGATGAAGACAGTGAAATTGTGACCATCTATGTCGGTGAAGACGGCAGTGAGGAGTTGGCAAATGAATTGGCCCAAGCCCTTGCTGAAAAATACGAAGATGTAGAAGTGGAAATCCACCAAGGTGGCCAACCAGTCTACCCATACTTGTTTAGTGTAGAATAA
- a CDS encoding LiaF transmembrane domain-containing protein, which yields MRKKLIGVFLILLAALLLLQGYFVKWDISIWTLAWVTLLAVLSLSSFLKRHFGWGFIYGLLALFCLNGQYHFLPVSNSVVILSSILAVIGLNILFKPSKKTKARLASYSAGSMSKSDGNDIDVTFSTVTKYLNDQHFTRGSADVSMGEASVYFDNCRIEGPSAQFVVDVSLGSLSLYVPSDWRVHVNVDNSLSAIQHQENPSALTSKDFYITGDVSLGNLEIIYVGANSFS from the coding sequence ATGAGAAAAAAATTAATCGGAGTATTCTTAATCCTTTTAGCAGCCTTACTCCTTTTACAGGGCTATTTTGTAAAATGGGACATCAGCATCTGGACCTTAGCTTGGGTTACCTTGCTTGCCGTCCTGTCCCTCTCTAGTTTCTTAAAACGCCATTTTGGTTGGGGCTTCATCTATGGACTTTTAGCCCTCTTTTGTCTCAATGGGCAATACCATTTCCTCCCAGTTTCAAATTCAGTTGTCATCCTTTCCTCAATTCTCGCTGTGATTGGGCTCAACATTTTGTTTAAACCCTCTAAGAAAACAAAAGCCCGCCTAGCTTCCTATTCTGCTGGGTCCATGAGTAAGTCGGATGGCAATGACATTGATGTCACTTTTTCAACAGTGACAAAATATCTCAATGACCAACACTTTACCCGCGGAAGTGCAGATGTGAGTATGGGAGAAGCATCGGTTTATTTTGACAATTGCCGCATCGAGGGTCCTTCTGCTCAGTTTGTTGTCGATGTTTCCCTTGGGAGTCTGAGCCTCTATGTACCAAGTGATTGGCGCGTCCATGTTAATGTGGATAATTCCCTCTCAGCGATCCAACATCAGGAAAATCCAAGTGCTCTGACTAGCAAGGATTTCTACATTACAGGCGATGTCTCCTTAGGAAATCTGGAAATTATCTATGTGGGAGCGAATTCGTTTTCTTAA
- a CDS encoding SP0191 family lipoprotein, translating into MKKFFVTLGLAILVLTGCSQSQTKKTTTASSSSSSSVKKEVKNEEKTTTLVGDINGTKHRDIIKSKGDKVENLRIEVTADLPQQLGTIAAEKSPEELTAAIQALLEQNEDYKKLKTVPGFSLEYTVTPEKKLLSTSVIDLNQIDAKSLEEISYFKDAGLNDLKNMKADALVKALKLHGMKEEGQ; encoded by the coding sequence ATGAAGAAATTTTTTGTAACCCTTGGGCTAGCCATTTTGGTATTGACTGGTTGTTCGCAATCCCAAACAAAGAAAACTACAACCGCTAGCTCATCTAGCAGTTCCTCTGTTAAAAAAGAAGTAAAAAATGAAGAAAAAACCACAACCTTAGTAGGAGATATCAATGGAACAAAACACCGGGATATCATCAAGTCTAAGGGAGACAAGGTTGAAAACCTTCGCATCGAAGTGACGGCCGATCTGCCCCAACAACTTGGGACCATCGCAGCAGAAAAGTCACCTGAAGAGCTCACAGCAGCCATTCAAGCTTTGCTGGAGCAAAATGAAGACTATAAGAAGCTAAAAACCGTTCCCGGTTTTAGTTTGGAATACACAGTCACCCCAGAGAAAAAATTGCTCTCAACCAGTGTGATTGACCTCAACCAAATTGATGCCAAGTCTCTAGAAGAAATTTCTTACTTCAAAGATGCTGGTCTCAATGATTTGAAAAACATGAAGGCAGATGCCTTGGTCAAGGCCTTGAAACTGCATGGCATGAAAGAAGAAGGCCAGTAA
- a CDS encoding sensor histidine kinase, with translation MIEKLKRIHYMFYASLVFMGFPFISILLGEVPYWHFFLALLFIASYLGVLITENKKLTWICWLYLLAYVAGNTLFINANYFWFYFFISNLLVYHFEIRNFRSPYLWTVFLSQFLLFGAIFFKQSAMEYEWVFLIIIFFFTHAMTYGMIRIRMVEELKADHAKQNAQINLLLAENERHRIGRDLHDSLGHTFAMLSVKADLADQFLALGQVEKAQEQVQEIQAISQESMHQVREIVENLKQRTLTRELETVQQMLEVAQVKVEIQNELDTASISPILESALAMVSLELATNMIKHAKATQAFLSYCSTETGVEMVAEDNGIGFSKVSDKDLHSIRERIALLGGELEISRRHKPTRIEIRIPYQERK, from the coding sequence ATGATTGAAAAACTCAAGCGTATCCATTATATGTTTTACGCTAGCCTAGTCTTTATGGGCTTTCCCTTTATCTCTATTTTATTAGGGGAGGTCCCCTACTGGCACTTCTTTTTAGCCCTCTTGTTTATTGCTTCCTATCTAGGAGTCTTGATTACTGAAAACAAAAAGCTGACCTGGATTTGTTGGCTATACCTCCTAGCCTATGTAGCAGGAAATACTCTTTTTATTAACGCCAACTATTTTTGGTTTTATTTCTTCATCAGCAACCTATTGGTCTATCACTTTGAGATTCGCAATTTTCGCTCTCCCTATCTTTGGACAGTTTTTCTATCGCAATTCCTGCTTTTTGGGGCCATCTTTTTCAAACAGAGTGCGATGGAGTATGAATGGGTATTTTTAATCATTATTTTCTTTTTTACCCATGCCATGACCTACGGCATGATTCGGATTCGGATGGTGGAAGAGTTGAAAGCTGACCATGCCAAGCAAAATGCCCAGATCAATCTCTTGTTGGCAGAAAACGAGCGCCATCGGATTGGCCGCGATCTGCATGACAGTCTAGGACACACCTTTGCCATGCTCAGTGTCAAGGCGGACCTAGCTGATCAATTCTTAGCATTGGGTCAGGTTGAGAAGGCGCAGGAGCAGGTGCAAGAGATTCAAGCTATCAGTCAAGAGTCCATGCACCAAGTCCGAGAGATTGTGGAGAACTTGAAGCAGCGAACCCTGACAAGAGAGCTAGAAACTGTCCAGCAAATGCTAGAAGTGGCGCAAGTCAAAGTGGAGATTCAGAATGAGCTCGATACAGCTAGCATCTCGCCGATCCTAGAGTCTGCTCTGGCCATGGTGTCTCTGGAATTAGCCACTAATATGATCAAACATGCCAAAGCGACGCAGGCCTTTCTCTCTTATTGCTCCACCGAGACAGGTGTAGAAATGGTTGCAGAAGACAATGGCATCGGCTTTAGTAAAGTTTCCGATAAGGATCTGCACTCGATCCGCGAACGGATTGCCTTATTGGGAGGAGAGTTAGAGATCAGTCGTCGTCACAAGCCAACCCGCATAGAAATACGGATCCCCTATCAAGAAAGGAAATAA
- a CDS encoding Asp23/Gls24 family envelope stress response protein, with protein MTVKINTKDGQIELTDEVIATVVGGAATEIFGVVGMASKNAIKDNFQALLGKENFSKGVVVKTTEAGTIAVDVYTVLSYGTKISEVSKNIQERVKFSLENQLGITTDTVNVYIQNIKIVGE; from the coding sequence ATGACAGTAAAAATCAATACAAAGGACGGTCAAATTGAATTGACTGATGAGGTTATCGCAACTGTTGTAGGCGGTGCTGCTACTGAGATATTCGGTGTGGTTGGAATGGCCAGCAAAAATGCGATCAAAGATAATTTCCAAGCCCTCCTAGGGAAAGAAAACTTCTCTAAAGGTGTTGTTGTCAAAACAACGGAAGCAGGAACTATCGCAGTTGATGTTTACACTGTTTTGAGCTATGGAACAAAGATTAGCGAAGTCTCAAAAAATATTCAAGAACGTGTGAAATTTAGTTTGGAAAATCAACTTGGAATCACTACGGATACTGTGAATGTCTATATTCAAAATATCAAGATTGTGGGAGAATAA
- a CDS encoding ABC transporter permease, with protein sequence MKRMKALGVVEWHLTSRQAIYYLLSIGMPTAFYLFFSGMYQDTPGAPAHFMRDYLLSMTAFSMMSTAIFSFPTVLETDRLNNWQKVLRHTPVSMVEYYLIKVVGLFVDFLLSIGVVFTVGHVVRHVNMPLQDWILGAFLLILGSLAFVALGLVLTLLPSSQLMSVVGNLLYMGLAVMGGLWMPISLFPEWMQAIGKCLPTYQLMELIKTFLNKGQINVVASLYLTLFTLVLFTLVIVYRHHSEVRS encoded by the coding sequence ATGAAACGCATGAAAGCTCTCGGCGTGGTTGAGTGGCATTTGACCAGTCGCCAGGCCATTTATTACTTGTTATCAATTGGGATGCCCACGGCCTTTTATCTTTTCTTTTCAGGGATGTACCAGGACACGCCAGGGGCACCCGCTCACTTTATGAGGGATTATCTTTTGTCCATGACGGCTTTTTCCATGATGTCTACGGCTATCTTTTCTTTTCCAACCGTTCTTGAAACCGATCGACTCAATAATTGGCAAAAAGTCTTGCGCCATACCCCCGTATCTATGGTAGAATATTATCTAATAAAGGTTGTGGGTCTCTTTGTCGATTTTCTCCTATCGATTGGAGTTGTCTTTACCGTAGGCCATGTGGTGCGGCATGTGAATATGCCCCTGCAGGATTGGATCTTAGGAGCCTTCCTTCTCATCCTAGGAAGCCTAGCGTTTGTGGCTCTCGGTCTGGTCTTGACCCTGCTTCCTTCTAGTCAATTGATGTCTGTTGTGGGTAATCTCCTTTACATGGGGCTCGCTGTCATGGGTGGCCTTTGGATGCCCATTAGCCTCTTTCCAGAATGGATGCAAGCCATCGGCAAATGCCTACCAACCTATCAATTGATGGAGCTGATCAAGACCTTTTTAAACAAGGGGCAGATCAATGTTGTTGCTAGTCTCTATTTAACCTTGTTTACCCTGGTCTTGTTTACCCTTGTCATTGTTTATCGTCATCATTCTGAGGTTCGTTCATGA